From Deinococcus detaillensis, one genomic window encodes:
- a CDS encoding AAA family ATPase: protein MSAPNLSAPDPSASSLGAALIATGYLPSPALGTALRLVTLLGKPLLLEGPAGVGKTQAAKALAEALGTRLIRLQCYEGLDAQSALYEWNYPRQLLHLRLLEGQHALETNPEAEQDLYRPEFLLRRPLLEAITQDAPPVLLIDEVDRADEAFEAFLLELLAEWQISIPELGTISATHRPHVILTSNRERDLSDALRRRCLYLWVDYPTPEAELAIVRARLPDVEASLAQQVVNAAAYLRALPLSKTPGIAETLDWVEALVALHRDALTPDTVEETLGCVIKLREDQAVVRQKLQGLMTAALQQL, encoded by the coding sequence ATGTCTGCACCCAATCTCAGCGCACCTGATCCCAGCGCATCCAGCCTTGGCGCGGCCCTGATCGCCACTGGTTATTTGCCTTCACCAGCTCTCGGCACGGCGCTGCGCCTCGTGACCTTGCTGGGCAAGCCGCTGCTGCTCGAAGGCCCCGCCGGAGTGGGTAAGACGCAGGCCGCCAAAGCGCTCGCGGAGGCGCTGGGCACCCGGCTGATTCGGCTGCAATGCTATGAGGGCCTAGACGCGCAGTCCGCCCTCTACGAATGGAATTATCCGCGCCAGTTGCTTCATTTGCGCCTCTTGGAAGGTCAGCACGCCTTAGAAACGAACCCAGAAGCTGAGCAGGATTTGTACCGCCCAGAGTTTTTGCTGCGCCGCCCACTTTTGGAGGCCATCACCCAAGACGCCCCGCCCGTCTTACTGATTGACGAGGTGGACCGCGCCGACGAAGCTTTCGAGGCTTTTTTGCTCGAACTGCTGGCCGAGTGGCAAATCAGCATTCCCGAACTCGGCACCATCAGCGCCACGCACCGCCCCCACGTCATTTTGACCAGCAACCGCGAGCGCGACCTGAGTGACGCCCTGCGCCGCCGCTGCCTGTACTTGTGGGTGGATTACCCCACGCCGGAAGCAGAACTGGCCATCGTGCGTGCCCGCTTGCCTGATGTGGAAGCCAGCCTCGCCCAGCAAGTCGTGAACGCGGCGGCGTACTTGCGGGCCCTGCCGCTGAGTAAAACCCCCGGCATTGCCGAAACGCTGGACTGGGTGGAAGCGCTGGTGGCGCTGCACAGGGACGCGCTGACCCCCGACACCGTGGAGGAAACGCTGGGCTGCGTGATCAAGCTGCGCGAAGATCAAGCGGTGGTGCGCCAGAAATTACAGGGCTTGATGACGGCGGCCCTGCAACAACTTTGA
- a CDS encoding mechanosensitive ion channel family protein, producing MFDLLVAQLSKPWVWLKVVLVLVVVYAVWRFGRLLLRQLTPHIRPSLLLLLRWWWLFTCIFCAVAVVVYAVYVPVPILFSAGQIITSWFRVSAGQLVVIVALSLIGWRLVGNLSSRIVPGDEFNRRAVRLGTLRGVVDSTLRVIVVLIAAISILQALGINATTLLAGVSVFGLAVGFGAQSLIKDVFNGFFILLEDQYGVGDVITVNSGTLSGEVEKLNLRVTALRALDGTVHIVPNGQINTVSVSSKDWSRVVATVDVTYSANVDEALQVLEKVCNDLYADPEWSGNFLDAPEVQGVTSLAADGVKLRALFKVQPKTQYALQREFNRRIKIAMDQAGIEIPFPQRSISLGDAPISIRLVRNSPKSDLSKQKVDAPHPRPSETRDPEGEDE from the coding sequence ATGTTTGATCTCCTCGTCGCACAGCTCTCCAAGCCTTGGGTTTGGCTCAAGGTGGTTCTGGTTTTGGTGGTGGTCTACGCCGTCTGGCGCTTTGGCCGCCTGCTGCTGCGCCAGCTCACCCCTCACATCCGGCCCAGTTTGCTGCTGCTGCTCAGGTGGTGGTGGCTCTTTACCTGCATTTTTTGCGCGGTGGCGGTGGTGGTCTACGCCGTTTATGTGCCGGTGCCGATTTTGTTCAGCGCGGGCCAGATCATCACGTCTTGGTTCCGGGTCAGCGCCGGACAGTTGGTGGTCATCGTGGCGCTGAGCCTGATCGGCTGGCGTCTGGTGGGTAATTTGTCGTCGCGGATCGTGCCAGGCGACGAGTTTAACCGCCGGGCGGTGCGCCTCGGCACCCTGCGCGGCGTGGTCGACAGCACCCTGCGCGTCATCGTGGTGCTGATCGCCGCCATCAGCATCCTGCAGGCGCTGGGCATCAACGCCACCACCTTGCTGGCGGGCGTCTCGGTCTTCGGTCTGGCAGTGGGTTTCGGAGCGCAGAGCTTAATCAAAGACGTGTTCAACGGCTTTTTTATTCTGCTCGAAGACCAGTACGGGGTGGGCGACGTGATTACCGTCAACAGCGGCACCCTCAGCGGCGAAGTCGAGAAGCTGAACTTGCGGGTCACGGCTCTGCGTGCCCTCGACGGCACGGTGCATATCGTGCCCAACGGCCAGATCAATACCGTGAGCGTCAGCAGCAAGGACTGGTCGCGGGTGGTGGCCACTGTGGACGTGACCTACAGCGCCAACGTCGACGAGGCTTTGCAAGTGCTGGAAAAAGTCTGCAATGACCTCTACGCCGACCCTGAATGGAGTGGCAACTTTCTGGACGCCCCCGAGGTTCAGGGCGTCACCAGTTTGGCTGCCGACGGCGTAAAGCTGCGGGCGCTCTTCAAAGTGCAGCCCAAAACCCAGTACGCCTTGCAGCGCGAATTCAACCGCCGCATCAAAATCGCCATGGATCAGGCCGGCATCGAGATTCCCTTTCCGCAGCGCTCGATCAGCTTGGGCGACGCGCCTATTTCTATTCGCCTAGTGCGGAACAGCCCCAAAAGTGATCTTAGCAAGCAGAAAGTGGACGCTCCGCACCCGCGCCCCAGCGAAACCCGCGACCCGGAAGGAGAAGACGAGTGA
- the plsX gene encoding phosphate acyltransferase PlsX, whose protein sequence is MTAESETNAAPDAAASLPIATLPIALDAVGGDHGAVPNVEGAVMAAKAGVRVTLVGDQVKLHAELSKHSGISALPLTVVDAPDVIGMDEHASDVRGRKEASINVAAHLVKAGQAAALVSMGHSGATMAASLLILGRLPGIDRPAILTYIPARTGPVALLDAGANADVKASYLAQWAQLASLYLRVIEERENPTVGLLSIGEEAHKGSAMTLEAHALLRQQAGINFYGNIEGSDIFKGTTDIVLTDGFTGNIVLKLAEGEARVLLGWVKDALTSSPRAKLGGLLVRDGLRAISERMNPSTYGASILLGVRGLSYIGHGSADAVAVKNALLRASRAHQSRLIERLSEGLAGSKSAQP, encoded by the coding sequence ATGACGGCTGAGTCTGAAACCAACGCAGCACCCGACGCCGCTGCAAGTTTACCCATTGCCACCTTACCGATTGCCCTAGACGCTGTCGGCGGCGATCACGGCGCGGTGCCGAACGTGGAAGGCGCGGTGATGGCCGCCAAAGCGGGCGTGCGGGTCACGCTGGTGGGCGATCAGGTCAAGCTGCACGCCGAACTCAGCAAACATTCCGGCATTTCGGCGCTGCCGCTGACGGTGGTCGACGCGCCGGACGTGATCGGAATGGATGAGCACGCCAGCGACGTGCGCGGGCGCAAAGAAGCTAGCATCAACGTGGCGGCCCACCTGGTCAAGGCGGGTCAGGCGGCGGCGCTGGTCAGCATGGGTCACAGCGGCGCGACGATGGCCGCCTCACTGTTGATCTTAGGCCGCTTGCCCGGCATAGACCGCCCCGCTATCCTGACCTACATTCCCGCCCGCACCGGGCCGGTGGCGCTGCTCGACGCCGGAGCCAACGCCGACGTGAAAGCCAGCTATCTGGCGCAGTGGGCGCAGCTCGCTAGCTTGTATTTGCGGGTCATCGAGGAGCGCGAAAACCCCACGGTGGGCCTGCTCAGCATTGGCGAGGAAGCCCACAAAGGCAGCGCCATGACTTTGGAAGCCCACGCCCTGCTGCGGCAGCAAGCCGGCATTAACTTTTACGGCAACATCGAGGGCAGCGACATTTTCAAAGGCACCACCGATATCGTGCTGACCGACGGCTTTACCGGCAACATCGTGCTAAAGCTGGCCGAAGGTGAAGCGCGGGTGCTCCTCGGCTGGGTCAAAGACGCGCTGACCTCCAGCCCGCGTGCCAAGCTGGGCGGCTTGTTGGTGCGCGACGGCCTGCGGGCCATCAGCGAAAGGATGAATCCCAGCACCTACGGCGCGAGTATCTTGCTTGGCGTGCGCGGCCTGAGCTACATCGGTCACGGCAGCGCCGACGCGGTTGCGGTCAAAAACGCTTTGCTGCGGGCTTCACGGGCGCACCAGTCGCGCCTCATCGAGCGGCTGAGTGAGGGTTTGGCGGGTTCAAAGTCGGCGCAGCCCTGA